A region of Nakaseomyces glabratus chromosome E, complete sequence DNA encodes the following proteins:
- the SPR28 gene encoding septin SPR28 (CAGL0E04840g~Ortholog(s) have role in ascospore formation and ascospore wall, cytosol, meiotic spindle, prospore membrane, septin complex, spindle microtubule localization) — MTTIHGVGSAARFPRPISTHTIDAIQLRQKKNAKKPEHLCLLILGERGSGRSTFLANLCNYPDYTQSQAVEVCDPRRSHIAQKLKIIKKHLDLSSHINAPMILDLVIMEGFGDNFDNSGTSATISAYLNTQFENYLAEEEKIHRTGIIEDTRPHACLYFIKPNMRGLNDFDIEVLKKIQKQVNIIPILTKADILSQPELVSNKEIIKRQLRDNNIEIYDFGNDRIGDVFSYNDMHPFDKYTRSQNINEMVPFATTCSKLKYVHPWTAETLHIRKYSWGELIVEDFSNSEFAYLKGILFGSHVQELRNFTQNVLYETFRARKLLERRSAIVESNSIQQDIHHSMHRIVGLHFKQSDNSSKLSPNKLIDEKDQLLLDYERKLRDLETRLNSEQSKSTMSSIP; from the coding sequence ATGACGACTATACATGGTGTTGGGTCAGCTGCGCGCTTCCCCAGACCAATAAGTACTCATACCATAGATGCTATTCAGCTtagacaaaaaaagaatgcaAAAAAACCTGAACATCTTTGTTTACTTATCCTAGGAGAACGAGGATCAGGGAGATCGACTTTTTTGGCAAATCTTTGTAACTATCCTGATTATACGCAGTCACAAGCGGTTGAAGTCTGTGATCCCAGAAGATCACATATAGCACagaaattaaaaatcaTAAAGAAACATTTAGACCTCAGTTCACATATAAACGCACCTATGATACTTGATTTAGTTATTATGGAAGGATTTGGtgataattttgataattcTGGGACTTCGGCGACAATTTCAGCATACCTTAACACCCAATTCGAGAATTATTTggctgaagaagagaaaatacATAGAACCGGGATTATAGAAGATACTAGACCGCATGCGTGTCTCTATTTTATCAAGCCAAATATGAGAGGATTAaatgattttgatattgaagttttaaagaaaattcaaaagCAGGTCAATATTATTCCAATTTTAACAAAAGCTGATATTTTGAGTCAGCCAGAACTAGTATCgaataaagaaataatcAAGAGACAGCTAAGGGATAATAATATAGAAATATATGATTTTGGGAATGACAGAATAGGTGATGTCTTCTCTTATAATGATATGCATCCATTTGACAAATATACTCGTTCACAGAATATAAATGAAATGGTTCCATTTGCAACTACTTGTAGTAAGCTTAAATACGTACATCCATGGACAGCTGAAACGCTACATATAAGGAAATATAGCTGGGGTGAATTAATTGTAGAAgacttttcaaattctgaATTTGCTTATTTGAAGGGGATATTATTTGGCTCACATGTCCAGGAATTGAGAAATTTCACGCAAAATGTGCTATATGAGACTTTCAGAGCTAGAAAACTGTTAGAAAGGCGATCAGCTATTGTTGAAAGCAATAGTATTCAACAAGATATACACCATTCAATGCATAGAATTGTCGGGTTACATTTTAAACAGAGTGATAACTCCTCAAAGTTATCACCAAACAAATTAATAGATGAAAAAGATCAATTGCTACTTGAttatgaaagaaaattgcGTGACTTGGAGACAAGATTAAACTCTGAGCAAAGCAAGTCTACGATGTCGTCAATTCCTTAA